The proteins below are encoded in one region of Sedimentibacter sp. zth1:
- a CDS encoding cysteine desulfurase family protein, translating into MEIYLDNSATTKVREEVLHEILDVYNIDYGNPSSLHRMGLNIERKLVVARKAVFRLINADESEIFFTSGGTESNNIAINGFVSKLTKKATNIVTTSIEHASISNVFKNYEKKGFEVRFLKTDEYGFVTKEELIKNIDENTGLISIIYVNNEIGTIQPINEIVKYAKSKNKNVKIHLDAIQAFGKVRIDVKKLGIDSMSFSSHKIHGPKGVGGLYIKEKSNIDALMFGGGQEKDIRPGTENTPAIVGFGKACELIYDDFNGINDKIRKIRDEFAKKLLENIDDIKINSTLDKNCAPHILSVSFNCIKAEVLLHYLENYNIFVSTGSACSTNHNTVSATLKAICLSDKFIDGTIRFSFGYFNSLYEVVYAVEKIKDSVEDIRKIMK; encoded by the coding sequence ATGGAAATCTATTTAGATAATAGTGCAACAACAAAAGTTAGAGAAGAAGTTTTACATGAAATATTGGATGTTTATAATATAGATTATGGTAACCCCTCATCTTTACATCGAATGGGGTTAAATATTGAAAGAAAGTTAGTAGTAGCTCGAAAAGCAGTTTTTAGATTGATTAATGCAGATGAAAGTGAAATCTTTTTTACAAGTGGGGGAACGGAATCTAACAATATTGCTATTAATGGTTTTGTATCAAAGTTAACAAAAAAGGCTACCAATATTGTAACAACAAGTATTGAACATGCTTCTATTAGCAATGTTTTTAAAAATTATGAGAAAAAAGGTTTTGAGGTTAGGTTTCTTAAGACGGATGAATATGGTTTTGTAACTAAAGAAGAATTAATAAAGAATATAGATGAAAATACAGGACTAATTTCTATAATATATGTTAATAATGAAATTGGAACCATTCAACCAATAAATGAGATAGTTAAATATGCAAAATCGAAAAACAAAAATGTAAAAATACATTTGGATGCAATACAAGCCTTCGGCAAAGTAAGAATAGATGTAAAAAAATTAGGTATTGATTCTATGTCTTTTAGTAGCCATAAAATACATGGACCTAAGGGAGTAGGAGGATTATATATTAAAGAAAAATCGAATATTGATGCTCTAATGTTCGGTGGAGGACAAGAGAAGGATATTAGACCAGGAACAGAAAACACACCTGCAATTGTAGGATTTGGCAAGGCTTGCGAGCTAATATATGATGATTTCAATGGTATTAATGATAAAATAAGAAAAATTAGAGATGAATTTGCTAAAAAACTTTTAGAAAATATTGATGATATAAAAATAAATAGTACTTTGGATAAAAACTGTGCACCACATATACTGAGTGTATCTTTTAATTGTATTAAGGCTGAGGTGTTACTACACTATTTAGAAAATTACAATATATTTGTTTCAACAGGTTCTGCTTGTTCTACTAATCACAATACAGTAAGTGCTACATTAAAAGCAATTTGCTTAAGTGATAAATTTATTGATGGAACAATTAGATTTAGCTTTGGATACTTTAATTCATTGTATGAGGTTGTTTATGCAGTTGAAAAAATTAAAGATAGTGTAGAAGATATTAGAAAAATAATGAAATAA
- the yihA gene encoding ribosome biogenesis GTP-binding protein YihA/YsxC, whose product MIIKKSELLITAARVDQYPETIVDEIAFAGKSNVGKSSMINALVNRKSLARTSGQPGKTQTINFYNVNDALNLVDLPGYGYAKVSKTEKEKWGKMIELYLNNRFQLKEVVLLVDIRHAPGINDIKMYQWIKSYGYTGYVIATKADKISRGQREKYISVIKKTLEIEDRNLIITFSASQKLNVDKCWDLIENLIVAN is encoded by the coding sequence ATGATAATAAAGAAAAGTGAATTATTAATAACAGCAGCTAGGGTAGATCAATATCCTGAAACAATTGTTGATGAAATAGCTTTTGCAGGTAAATCCAATGTTGGAAAATCATCGATGATTAATGCATTAGTTAACAGAAAATCTTTAGCAAGAACTAGTGGTCAACCTGGCAAGACGCAAACAATTAACTTTTATAATGTAAATGATGCGTTAAATTTAGTGGATTTGCCTGGATATGGGTATGCAAAAGTTTCAAAAACTGAAAAAGAAAAATGGGGCAAGATGATTGAATTGTATTTAAATAATAGATTTCAATTGAAGGAAGTTGTTTTATTGGTTGATATTAGGCATGCTCCAGGTATTAATGATATTAAAATGTATCAGTGGATTAAATCATATGGATATACTGGATATGTTATTGCTACAAAAGCTGATAAAATATCAAGAGGTCAAAGAGAAAAATATATTTCAGTAATCAAAAAGACTTTAGAGATAGAAGACAGAAATTTAATTATAACATTTTCCGCTTCACAAAAATTAAATGTAGATAAATGTTGGGACTTAATCGAAAATTTAATAGTTGCTAATTAA
- the lon gene encoding endopeptidase La, which translates to MENYNLENKKLPLIPIRGIGIFPNMLIHFDVGREKSVNALEEAMLEDSNVFLTVQKEATLDTPTKDDFYDIGVVCKIKQMLKISGENIRVLAEGINRGKIIDIIQDEPYFEANIDEYSYINDDQINEELEATKRVCVETFELYAEVERKISTETVESVRNMKNPNKLADTITSFISLKPEDKQRLLQIFDPFERFEELTAILAKETNVLQIEDQISERVRKQVSEFQREYYLKEQIKAIQKELGYDDYEDEDNYRTKIKKLKIPKDIKEKINKEINKLDRISASSPDAGVIRTYLDFVLELPWNKKSKDNLDIKKAKEILKKDHFGLEEVKERILEHLAVRQLNPSQKGSIICLVGPPGVGKTSIAGSIARAMDKKFVRISLGGVRDESEIRGHRRTYVGAIPGRIIDSISKCKVNNPVFLLDEIDKLASDFRGDPASALLEALDPEQNSTFTDHYLDVSFDLSKVMFITTANTTSTIPSPLLDRMEVIEISGYTDEEKFNIAEKYLIKKQLKNNGLTTDDISISKVVIKEIINHYTRESGVRGLERNIGKIIRKSAVQILEKHKKPIVINSKNISSYLGAPRYLFDEAYDENQIGLVTGLAWTSVGGETLFVEVNVMKGEGKLQLTGQLGDVMKESAIAGLSYIKANAEKYGIDSKVLKENDVHVHVPEGAIPKDGPSAGITITTAILSALTNTYIYKDVAMTGEITIRGRVLPIGGLKEKLLAAKRAGIKKVIVPMKNKPDVEKINSKVIKTLDIVYATTIDEVIDSAFVK; encoded by the coding sequence GTGGAAAATTATAATTTAGAAAATAAAAAACTTCCACTGATACCTATAAGGGGTATAGGTATATTCCCTAACATGTTAATTCATTTTGATGTGGGTCGAGAAAAGTCTGTAAATGCGTTAGAAGAAGCTATGTTAGAGGATTCAAACGTATTTTTAACTGTACAAAAAGAAGCAACATTAGATACACCCACAAAGGACGACTTTTACGATATTGGTGTTGTTTGTAAGATAAAGCAAATGTTGAAAATTTCAGGAGAGAACATTAGAGTTTTAGCTGAAGGAATTAATAGAGGGAAAATTATTGATATAATTCAGGATGAGCCATATTTTGAAGCAAATATTGACGAATATAGTTATATTAATGATGACCAAATTAATGAAGAATTAGAAGCAACTAAAAGGGTATGTGTAGAAACATTTGAATTATATGCAGAAGTTGAAAGAAAGATTTCAACAGAAACAGTTGAATCAGTTAGAAATATGAAGAATCCAAATAAATTAGCTGATACAATAACATCTTTTATTAGTCTAAAACCTGAGGATAAACAAAGGTTATTGCAGATATTTGATCCATTTGAAAGATTTGAAGAGCTAACAGCTATTTTAGCTAAAGAGACAAATGTGCTACAAATAGAAGATCAAATAAGTGAAAGAGTTAGAAAACAAGTTAGTGAGTTTCAAAGAGAATATTATTTAAAGGAACAGATAAAGGCTATACAGAAAGAATTAGGTTATGATGATTATGAAGATGAGGATAATTATAGGACTAAGATTAAAAAATTAAAAATACCTAAAGATATAAAAGAAAAAATTAATAAAGAAATAAATAAGTTAGACAGAATTTCTGCTTCATCTCCAGATGCAGGTGTAATAAGAACTTATCTTGATTTCGTTCTAGAATTACCATGGAATAAAAAAAGCAAGGATAACTTAGATATAAAGAAAGCAAAAGAAATACTTAAAAAGGATCATTTTGGACTTGAAGAAGTTAAAGAAAGAATATTAGAACATTTAGCTGTTAGACAACTAAATCCTAGTCAAAAGGGTTCAATAATTTGTTTAGTAGGTCCTCCAGGTGTAGGAAAAACATCTATAGCAGGATCTATCGCTAGGGCGATGGATAAGAAATTTGTTAGAATTTCTTTAGGCGGTGTAAGGGATGAATCTGAAATTAGAGGTCATAGAAGAACATATGTTGGAGCAATACCTGGCAGAATTATAGATTCAATTTCTAAATGCAAAGTTAATAATCCAGTATTTTTATTAGATGAAATAGATAAACTTGCTAGTGATTTTAGAGGAGATCCTGCTTCAGCACTTTTAGAAGCTTTAGACCCAGAACAAAATTCTACATTTACTGACCATTATTTAGATGTTTCTTTTGATTTATCTAAGGTAATGTTTATCACAACTGCAAATACAACTAGTACTATACCTAGTCCTTTATTAGATAGAATGGAAGTTATTGAAATTTCTGGATATACTGACGAAGAAAAATTTAATATTGCAGAAAAGTATTTAATCAAAAAGCAATTAAAGAATAATGGACTTACAACTGATGATATAAGCATTTCAAAAGTTGTTATTAAGGAAATTATAAATCACTATACTAGAGAATCTGGTGTAAGAGGACTTGAAAGAAATATTGGCAAAATTATTAGAAAATCAGCGGTTCAAATACTTGAAAAACATAAAAAACCAATTGTAATTAACAGTAAAAATATTTCATCGTATTTGGGTGCACCAAGATATTTATTTGATGAGGCATATGATGAAAACCAAATAGGATTAGTTACAGGTTTAGCGTGGACAAGCGTTGGTGGAGAAACACTTTTTGTAGAAGTTAATGTTATGAAAGGTGAGGGGAAACTACAACTTACAGGACAACTAGGAGATGTTATGAAGGAATCTGCTATTGCAGGTTTAAGTTATATAAAGGCTAATGCTGAAAAGTACGGAATTGATAGCAAAGTTTTAAAGGAAAACGACGTACATGTACATGTTCCGGAAGGAGCAATTCCAAAAGATGGACCATCAGCTGGTATAACTATAACTACAGCAATTTTATCTGCATTAACAAACACATATATTTATAAGGATGTGGCTATGACAGGTGAAATAACAATAAGAGGGAGAGTTCTTCCAATAGGTGGACTTAAAGAAAAATTACTAGCAGCTAAAAGAGCTGGTATTAAAAAAGTTATTGTTCCTATGAAAAATAAGCCTGATGTAGAAAAAATAAATTCTAAAGTAATAAAAACATTAGATATAGTGTATGCTACTACTATAGATGAAGTTATAGATAGTGCATTTGTAAAATAA
- a CDS encoding ATP-binding protein has translation MYQKIRKSIKSDINIVNEVVKEILLSIKNNLEDEQLFNIRLVLSELIINSIQHGNKYDINKNIDIVLVVEDTFIKVCVTDEGDGFCYEENLNDSNFTENGRGLILVNGLMDRCVIDNNIVLCVKYIK, from the coding sequence GTGTATCAGAAAATACGAAAAAGTATTAAAAGTGATATCAATATTGTGAATGAAGTTGTTAAAGAAATATTGTTAAGTATCAAAAACAACTTAGAGGATGAACAGCTATTTAATATTAGACTAGTACTTAGTGAACTAATTATTAATAGTATTCAGCATGGAAATAAATATGATATAAACAAAAATATTGATATTGTTCTTGTAGTAGAAGATACATTTATAAAAGTATGTGTTACTGATGAAGGCGATGGCTTTTGTTATGAAGAAAATTTAAATGATTCCAATTTTACTGAAAATGGCAGAGGCTTAATATTAGTTAATGGTTTGATGGATAGATGTGTGATTGACAATAATATTGTCCTTTGCGTAAAATATATAAAATAA
- a CDS encoding aminotransferase class IV: MANVKLSVRELVAYVYKSGDLTTNKPSVDRALEGTRIHKLLQSQMDSNYHKEYYLIHSFTYCNIDFVIEGRADGIIAEDDKITIDEIKSTYTDLSVIDKDYNLAHSSQALCYAYFYCYLENVTNATVQVRYCNIDTEEIKTISSDYTFKQLESLFYNLIDKYLDWAKLNVEHIINKRISVENIVFPFGKYREGQRDLLIAVYQTIKNKKKLFVQAPTGIGKTISVLFPAIKALNKVGNSKIYYLTSKSSTKQIAEETIKKLQQNGLKVRATIITAKEKICCNDTFKCDAEVCPYAKGYFNKINEVLINSLKTEYLYNREYIEQLAKKYTICPFELNLELSYVSDIVICDYNYYFDPRVAFQREDFLDNSNDILLVDEAHNLEDRTRNMYSCELVKEEIYDIYKEIKGLDFIDKNIKKAIRNINSEFVKLKKLMSEEKNMIIDAEPDDFLKACRKVVSKLEKWVNDKEGYNNEKLEDLYFKCKFFIKLSEFYDENYCYYISKEKGFKIKIFLINTSEILRSILKNTYSSIFFSATLTPLKYYRKILGGNEDEDKLISLNSPFDINNLKLMITGNLSMKYSIRDLNIKKICEYINTVVSIKKGNYIVFFPSYSYLSKVLEVYESIFNDELVVNMSTLKENEQYEILNKFDNENNVILFTVVGGVFSEGVNLPLNKLIGTIVIGTGIPQISFERNIIKSFFNEKYDSGYDFAYKFPGFNKVLQSVGRVIRTEDDLGMTLLIDSRLLSRTYTSLFPNHWREYNVIYNNIQLINTLKQFWKEGENIMINIVSEKNVLNGRIIDKSKTYEILENDSTRIYEVIRVINRRPTFLKEHFSRLINSIKLSNITYNIEYEQFKQYIELLINNNDFENCNIRVTFDINEKQILLMYFIKSFYPDKSYYEDGIHTVTIVKERKNPNIKKNTKTYREEIDEVLKKDKAFEAILVNMDKTISEGSKSNVFFVKDSNLITAIDSDVLLGVTRDKVIEIAKELGFGIVKRKISVQELNSFDAVFITGTSNNVLPINSIDDIIFNSSKNKVVEKLMIKYESLL; this comes from the coding sequence ATGGCAAATGTAAAGCTTTCAGTTAGAGAATTAGTAGCATATGTATATAAAAGTGGTGATTTAACAACAAATAAACCAAGTGTGGATAGAGCTTTAGAAGGTACTAGAATACACAAACTATTGCAGTCTCAAATGGATTCGAATTATCATAAAGAATATTATCTTATTCATAGTTTTACGTATTGTAATATAGATTTTGTAATTGAAGGTAGAGCAGATGGTATTATAGCCGAAGATGATAAGATAACAATTGATGAAATAAAATCTACATATACAGACTTATCTGTAATAGATAAGGATTATAATCTAGCTCATTCTTCACAGGCATTATGTTATGCATATTTTTATTGCTATTTAGAGAATGTTACAAATGCTACAGTACAAGTAAGATATTGCAATATTGATACAGAAGAAATTAAAACTATATCTTCTGATTACACATTTAAACAATTAGAAAGTCTTTTCTATAATCTAATTGATAAATATCTTGATTGGGCTAAATTAAACGTAGAGCACATTATAAATAAAAGAATATCAGTTGAAAATATAGTATTCCCTTTTGGAAAATATAGAGAAGGTCAAAGAGATTTGTTAATTGCTGTATATCAAACAATTAAAAATAAAAAGAAGTTATTTGTTCAAGCGCCTACAGGTATAGGAAAAACTATATCAGTACTTTTTCCTGCAATTAAAGCTTTAAATAAAGTTGGTAATTCGAAAATTTATTATTTAACATCTAAATCATCTACTAAGCAAATAGCTGAAGAAACCATAAAAAAATTACAACAAAATGGACTTAAAGTTAGAGCTACTATAATAACAGCAAAAGAAAAAATATGTTGTAATGATACATTTAAATGTGATGCAGAAGTTTGTCCTTATGCAAAGGGATATTTTAACAAAATAAACGAAGTGCTAATAAATTCTTTGAAAACTGAATACTTATATAATCGAGAATATATAGAGCAATTGGCTAAAAAGTACACTATTTGTCCATTTGAATTAAATTTGGAATTGAGCTATGTATCAGATATAGTTATTTGTGATTATAATTATTACTTTGACCCTAGAGTTGCATTTCAAAGAGAGGATTTTTTAGATAATTCTAATGATATTTTATTGGTAGATGAGGCACATAATCTTGAAGATAGAACAAGAAATATGTATAGCTGTGAGTTAGTTAAGGAAGAAATTTATGATATTTACAAAGAAATTAAAGGTTTAGATTTTATAGATAAAAATATAAAAAAAGCAATTAGAAATATTAATTCAGAGTTTGTTAAGTTGAAAAAATTGATGTCAGAAGAAAAAAATATGATTATAGATGCAGAACCTGATGATTTTTTAAAAGCGTGTAGGAAGGTTGTTTCAAAGCTAGAAAAATGGGTTAACGATAAAGAAGGTTATAATAATGAAAAACTTGAGGATTTATATTTTAAGTGTAAGTTTTTTATTAAATTATCTGAGTTTTATGATGAAAACTATTGTTACTATATTAGTAAAGAAAAAGGATTCAAAATTAAAATATTTTTAATAAATACATCTGAAATTTTAAGAAGTATATTAAAGAATACTTATTCTTCAATTTTTTTCTCAGCAACATTGACTCCTCTTAAGTATTATAGAAAAATACTTGGAGGAAATGAAGATGAAGATAAGCTAATATCCTTAAATTCACCATTTGATATTAATAATCTGAAGTTGATGATAACAGGAAATTTGTCTATGAAATATTCAATTAGAGATTTAAATATAAAAAAAATATGTGAGTATATTAATACTGTAGTAAGTATAAAAAAAGGCAACTATATAGTTTTTTTCCCATCTTATTCTTATCTAAGCAAAGTACTGGAAGTTTATGAAAGTATATTTAATGATGAGTTAGTTGTTAACATGTCAACACTTAAGGAAAATGAACAATATGAGATATTAAATAAATTTGATAATGAAAATAACGTTATATTGTTTACAGTTGTTGGAGGAGTATTTTCTGAAGGAGTAAATTTACCATTAAATAAATTGATTGGAACAATTGTTATTGGAACTGGTATTCCACAAATATCATTCGAAAGAAATATTATAAAAAGTTTTTTTAATGAAAAATATGATAGCGGGTATGATTTTGCATATAAATTTCCAGGATTTAATAAAGTATTGCAATCAGTAGGTAGAGTTATTAGAACTGAAGATGATTTAGGTATGACCTTATTGATAGATTCTAGGCTATTAAGTAGAACATACACATCATTATTTCCAAACCATTGGAGAGAATATAATGTTATATATAATAATATCCAGTTAATAAATACACTAAAACAATTTTGGAAAGAAGGAGAAAATATAATGATAAACATAGTATCAGAGAAGAATGTCTTAAATGGTAGAATAATAGATAAGTCGAAAACATATGAAATATTAGAAAACGACTCAACAAGGATTTATGAAGTCATTAGAGTTATTAATAGAAGACCAACATTTTTGAAGGAACATTTTAGTAGATTAATAAATAGTATAAAGCTTTCAAATATAACCTATAATATAGAATATGAACAATTCAAACAATATATTGAGCTTTTAATAAATAACAATGATTTTGAAAATTGCAATATTAGGGTGACTTTTGATATTAATGAAAAGCAAATTTTGCTAATGTATTTCATAAAAAGCTTTTATCCGGACAAAAGTTACTATGAAGATGGTATACATACAGTAACTATAGTAAAAGAAAGAAAAAATCCAAATATTAAAAAAAATACAAAAACATATAGGGAAGAAATAGATGAGGTGCTAAAAAAGGATAAGGCATTTGAAGCAATACTTGTTAATATGGATAAAACAATAAGCGAGGGAAGTAAATCAAATGTTTTCTTTGTTAAGGATAGTAACCTGATTACAGCTATAGATTCAGATGTATTGCTAGGGGTTACAAGGGATAAAGTGATTGAAATTGCAAAAGAATTAGGTTTTGGTATAGTTAAAAGAAAAATATCTGTACAAGAGTTAAATAGTTTTGATGCTGTTTTTATAACTGGTACATCAAATAATGTACTGCCAATAAATTCAATAGATGATATTATATTTAATTCAAGTAAAAATAAGGTAGTTGAAAAATTGATGATAAAGTATGAAAGTTTACTATAA